A genomic stretch from Edaphobacter aggregans includes:
- the thiL gene encoding thiamine-phosphate kinase, protein MPSRPIGELALIEQIRQASSPVRNKFVTLGIGDDCAILRPPRGYEILVTTDFTLEDRHFRRALHPPESVGHRCLARGLSDLAAMGATPLAAFLSLALPATMFAEKSGQLWIDGFLRGLRELSEHHNVPLAGGDTSESPSRFILADIILIGSAPRSRALRRSTARPGDAIYVTGQLGGAAAELATILARKRRVPLPTATENHPHLFPEPRLDTGDALLRRNLATACIDISDGLSTDLAHLCRASNVAAEIEQTAIPIHPLARKLTPAAALKNALHGGEDYELLFTAAPTLRIPSSLAAVPITRIGTIKPKRPRQPLITLTPPDGTRSPLEPAGWEHFTNH, encoded by the coding sequence ATGCCTTCCAGACCAATCGGAGAGCTCGCCCTGATCGAACAGATCCGTCAGGCGTCCTCCCCGGTCCGCAACAAATTCGTGACCCTCGGCATCGGCGACGACTGCGCCATCCTCCGTCCTCCCCGTGGTTACGAGATCCTCGTCACCACCGACTTCACCCTCGAAGACCGACACTTCCGCCGCGCCCTCCATCCGCCCGAGTCCGTCGGCCATCGCTGCCTCGCCCGCGGCCTCAGCGATCTCGCCGCGATGGGAGCCACTCCGCTCGCCGCCTTCCTCTCTCTCGCCCTGCCCGCCACCATGTTCGCAGAAAAATCCGGCCAACTCTGGATCGACGGCTTCCTACGCGGTCTGCGCGAGCTTAGCGAGCACCACAACGTCCCTCTCGCAGGAGGCGACACCTCCGAATCACCATCCCGCTTCATCCTCGCCGACATCATCCTCATCGGCTCCGCTCCTCGAAGCCGAGCCCTTCGCCGCTCCACAGCCCGCCCCGGCGACGCCATCTATGTCACCGGCCAACTCGGTGGAGCAGCAGCCGAACTCGCCACCATCCTCGCCCGCAAACGAAGAGTCCCTCTACCCACCGCAACCGAAAACCACCCGCACCTCTTCCCCGAACCTCGACTGGACACCGGCGACGCTCTCCTCCGCCGCAATCTCGCGACCGCCTGCATCGACATCAGCGACGGCCTCTCCACCGACCTGGCCCACCTCTGCCGAGCCTCAAACGTCGCCGCCGAGATCGAGCAGACAGCAATCCCCATCCACCCCCTGGCCCGCAAACTCACACCCGCTGCCGCCCTAAAAAACGCACTCCACGGCGGCGAAGACTACGAACTCCTCTTCACCGCCGCACCCACGCTCCGCATTCCCAGCTCACTGGCCGCAGTCCCCATCACACGCATCGGCACCATCAAACCCAAACGCCCACGCCAACCTCTCATCACCCTGACTCCCCCCGACGGAACCCGTTCCCCACTCGAGCCCGCCGGATGGGAACACTTCACCAACCACTAG
- a CDS encoding CBS domain-containing protein, producing MRGWSFPIGRLFGVDLRIHTFFLLLLGLAISYSSVSGSTGGRGFVLWLLLLLAVIVREVARAIAAAWFNLELRSILLLPTGGLQSYATPEATDHATEVQKRMAIVGPIANIGFGVLLAAVVLTVTPQINLLERPWITPSHLLRASIWINLLLGAVNFLPASPLDGGRVFRGEFAKARGVIKGGRAAAGLGQAIAFGLLIGGLLLPNMWLVMLGAFVMIGSHMEDQGLLLQSDSDAVRMRDVMLTQFAMLSASDTLEDALQRSVHTLQDVFPVVRGSALVGAVSRQGIVEALQSDGNGYVQGVMTRSLQTAQPDDSLVKTLRRIMAGPGAQMVPVLDGDRIVGIITPQNLAHSMGMLNQRRRIRQQEQQEP from the coding sequence ATGCGTGGGTGGTCATTTCCGATTGGCAGACTCTTCGGCGTGGATCTTCGTATCCACACCTTCTTCTTGCTCTTGCTTGGCTTGGCCATCAGCTACTCTTCCGTCTCCGGATCCACCGGCGGCCGAGGCTTCGTGCTCTGGCTGCTGCTACTACTCGCCGTCATCGTTCGCGAAGTAGCCCGCGCCATCGCCGCCGCATGGTTCAACCTCGAACTCCGCAGCATCCTGCTCCTACCAACAGGCGGACTGCAAAGCTACGCCACCCCCGAAGCCACCGACCACGCCACCGAAGTCCAGAAGCGCATGGCCATCGTCGGCCCCATCGCCAACATCGGCTTTGGCGTTCTGCTCGCCGCCGTAGTCCTGACCGTCACTCCGCAAATCAATCTCCTCGAACGTCCCTGGATCACCCCATCGCATCTCCTCCGCGCCTCCATCTGGATCAACCTCCTCCTCGGAGCCGTCAACTTCCTCCCAGCCTCGCCCCTCGACGGAGGCCGCGTCTTCCGTGGCGAGTTCGCCAAAGCCCGCGGCGTCATCAAAGGTGGTCGCGCCGCAGCCGGTCTCGGTCAGGCCATCGCCTTCGGCCTCCTCATCGGCGGTCTTCTACTCCCCAACATGTGGCTCGTCATGCTCGGAGCCTTCGTCATGATCGGCTCCCATATGGAAGACCAGGGCCTCCTCCTGCAATCCGACTCTGACGCTGTCCGCATGCGCGACGTCATGCTCACACAGTTCGCCATGCTCTCCGCCTCCGACACCCTCGAGGACGCACTCCAACGCTCCGTCCACACGCTGCAGGACGTCTTCCCCGTCGTCCGCGGCTCCGCACTCGTCGGCGCCGTCTCCCGTCAGGGCATCGTCGAAGCCCTCCAATCGGACGGCAACGGCTACGTCCAGGGCGTTATGACCCGCTCCCTCCAAACCGCGCAGCCCGACGACTCCCTCGTCAAAACCCTCCGCCGCATCATGGCCGGCCCCGGAGCGCAGATGGTGCCCGTCCTCGACGGCGACCGCATCGTCGGCATCATCACCCCACAAAATCTCGCGCACTCCATGGGCATGCTCAACCAGCGCCGCCGAATCCGCCAACAGGAACAGCAAGAACCATAA
- a CDS encoding methyltransferase domain-containing protein produces MMHGLQNLIGELEQDCSLNEPDRLRQRIDALDRLDAYLDGQLDGPLPAIITQSIAPEIYPRAKALYVRLEQANSELYQTIRLEIQRSAERYELLQRLASQSNQSDNTTSPTVGEGYDYLDELVSGVLQFEEPSTDIAQLPAEMVFYQPTPARHIFDLIHRVALTERDVLIDLGSGMGHVPLLAAICTSARSIGIELEAAYVDCARQSAQALNLNNVAFIQQDARTADLSTGTVFYLYTPFIGMILRTVLDSLRREAATRPIRICTFGPCTAIIAEEPWLEAVGPLETHRLAIFRSRN; encoded by the coding sequence ATGATGCATGGCCTGCAAAATTTAATCGGAGAACTGGAACAGGATTGCTCGCTGAACGAACCGGACCGGCTGCGTCAGCGCATCGACGCGCTTGACCGCCTCGACGCCTACCTGGATGGACAGCTCGACGGCCCCTTACCGGCCATCATCACCCAGTCCATCGCACCTGAGATCTATCCCCGGGCAAAAGCGCTTTACGTCAGGCTGGAGCAAGCCAACTCCGAACTCTATCAAACCATCCGCCTTGAGATTCAGCGTTCCGCCGAACGCTATGAACTCCTTCAGCGGCTGGCCAGCCAATCAAACCAGAGCGATAACACAACCAGTCCCACAGTTGGCGAAGGCTACGACTATCTCGATGAACTGGTCAGCGGAGTCTTACAGTTCGAAGAACCCTCCACCGACATCGCCCAGTTACCGGCAGAGATGGTGTTCTATCAGCCAACCCCGGCGCGCCACATCTTCGATCTGATCCATCGCGTCGCACTCACCGAACGCGATGTGCTGATCGATCTTGGCTCCGGAATGGGTCACGTTCCATTGCTGGCCGCAATCTGCACAAGCGCTCGTAGCATCGGAATCGAGCTGGAAGCAGCCTACGTCGATTGCGCCCGGCAGAGCGCTCAGGCTCTGAACCTGAACAACGTAGCCTTCATCCAACAAGACGCTCGAACGGCAGATCTGTCCACCGGCACAGTGTTTTACCTGTACACGCCCTTCATCGGCATGATTCTCCGCACAGTTCTCGACTCGCTGCGACGCGAAGCCGCCACTCGCCCTATTCGAATCTGCACATTCGGTCCCTGCACGGCCATCATCGCCGAAGAGCCCTGGCTCGAGGCAGTCGGCCCATTAGAAACACACCGGCTCGCCATATTCCGTTCCCGCAACTAA
- a CDS encoding tyrosine protein phosphatase, which yields MIAAPYWITDQLAIVLRPWGDNFLDDEMLALRTAGIDVVVSMLQKDEARDLGLADEEVSAKRAGLLFANFAIQDRSVPHDKQSFNEFLIILENHLANGKRIAIHCRGSIGRAPLTIASLLIRSGIPPETAWDHIAASRDCPVPDTEEQREWVDRHMRPHP from the coding sequence ATGATCGCCGCGCCTTACTGGATAACCGATCAACTAGCGATAGTCCTCCGACCTTGGGGCGACAATTTTCTAGACGACGAGATGTTAGCCCTCCGCACAGCAGGCATAGATGTCGTCGTATCGATGCTCCAGAAAGACGAAGCGCGCGATCTGGGTCTCGCAGACGAAGAAGTCTCAGCAAAACGTGCGGGACTTCTCTTCGCCAACTTCGCGATACAAGATCGCAGCGTTCCACACGACAAGCAATCCTTCAACGAGTTCCTCATAATTCTCGAAAATCACCTCGCTAACGGCAAAAGAATCGCCATCCACTGCCGAGGCTCAATAGGCCGAGCTCCCCTCACTATCGCCAGCCTGTTAATCCGTTCAGGAATACCACCTGAGACCGCATGGGATCACATCGCCGCATCCCGCGACTGCCCTGTTCCCGACACCGAAGAACAACGCGAATGGGTCGATCGCCATATGAGACCCCATCCATGA
- a CDS encoding cystathionine gamma-lyase produces the protein MRDSTKIIRSTLTRTVAGDPIHPGPVFAAPYHTPGDPTDTPYTYARSHNPTWTHLEKAIAQMESGPGYRANALVFASGMAACTAVFGAILRPGDIVVLPSNAYYAARVLAQEYFAKMGVTLRLAPTANNAQAEHLEGAKLLWLESPSNPTMEICDIAALSEAAHKAGALVAVDNTTPTPLGQLPLALGADFSVASDTKAMTGHSDLLLGHVATRDLELRAKIDQWRTLTGGVLGPMEAWLALRSIATLPLRLERACENAQRIADFLTTRSEVETVLYPGLPNHPGHAIARKQMRYFGPVLSFILHDKVAAETFLGKSKLLTEATSFGGVTSTAERRARWGGDAIAEGFIRMSAGCEAIEDLLEDISQALDSIHP, from the coding sequence ATGCGCGACTCCACAAAAATCATCCGCTCCACCCTCACCCGCACCGTAGCCGGAGACCCTATTCACCCCGGCCCAGTCTTCGCCGCCCCATACCACACCCCCGGCGACCCCACCGACACTCCGTACACCTACGCCCGCTCGCACAACCCCACCTGGACACACCTCGAAAAAGCTATCGCCCAAATGGAGTCCGGCCCCGGTTACCGAGCCAACGCGCTCGTCTTCGCCTCCGGCATGGCCGCCTGCACCGCCGTCTTCGGGGCCATCCTCCGCCCCGGCGACATCGTCGTTCTACCCTCCAACGCCTACTACGCCGCCCGCGTCCTCGCGCAGGAGTACTTCGCCAAAATGGGCGTGACCCTCCGCCTCGCGCCCACAGCAAACAACGCCCAGGCCGAACACCTCGAAGGCGCCAAGCTTCTCTGGCTCGAATCCCCCAGCAATCCCACCATGGAGATCTGCGACATCGCCGCTCTCTCCGAAGCCGCCCACAAGGCAGGCGCGCTCGTAGCCGTAGACAACACCACCCCCACCCCGCTCGGCCAACTCCCCCTAGCCCTCGGTGCCGACTTCTCCGTCGCCTCCGACACCAAAGCCATGACCGGCCACAGCGACCTCCTCCTCGGCCACGTCGCCACCCGCGACCTCGAGCTCCGCGCCAAAATCGACCAATGGCGCACCCTCACCGGAGGTGTCCTCGGCCCCATGGAAGCCTGGCTGGCCCTACGCTCCATCGCCACGCTGCCCTTGCGCCTCGAACGCGCCTGCGAGAACGCCCAGCGCATCGCCGACTTCCTCACCACCCGCTCTGAAGTCGAAACCGTCCTCTACCCCGGCCTTCCCAACCACCCCGGCCACGCCATCGCCCGCAAGCAGATGCGCTACTTCGGCCCCGTCCTGAGCTTCATCCTCCACGACAAAGTCGCTGCCGAAACCTTCCTCGGCAAATCAAAACTCCTCACCGAAGCAACCAGCTTCGGCGGCGTCACCTCCACCGCCGAACGCCGCGCACGCTGGGGTGGAGACGCCATCGCCGAAGGCTTCATCCGGATGAGCGCAGGCTGCGAGGCCATCGAAGACCTCCTCGAAGACATCTCCCAAGCCTTGGACTCAATCCACCCATGA
- a CDS encoding PLP-dependent cysteine synthase family protein, with the protein MITTVKPLGTSILERIGNTPLVRINLFQDRLAAGIQILGKAEWANPGGSVKDRAASSIVTDARKRGLLSKERGLLDATSGNTGIAYAMLGAALDFPVTLCMPSNVSPERKKYLSAYGAQVVWTNPADGSDGAIRKARELAANEPDRYFYADQYSNEENWRAHYRTTANEIWAQTEGQITHFVAGLGTSGTFMGTTRRLRELNPNIRCISMQPDSPFNGLEGLKHMATAIVPKIYDATLADANIDMDTEVAYRMCRNLARNHGILVGISSGAAVATALQIAEQEADAGREAVIVTILCDSAEKYMSERFWQEED; encoded by the coding sequence ATGATCACCACCGTCAAACCGCTCGGCACCAGCATCCTCGAACGCATCGGCAACACCCCGCTCGTCCGCATTAATCTCTTTCAAGACCGCCTCGCCGCCGGCATCCAGATCCTCGGCAAAGCCGAATGGGCCAACCCCGGAGGCTCCGTCAAAGATCGCGCCGCCTCCTCCATCGTCACGGACGCCCGCAAGCGTGGCCTCCTGAGCAAAGAGCGCGGCCTCCTCGACGCCACAAGCGGCAACACCGGCATCGCCTACGCCATGCTCGGAGCAGCCCTGGACTTCCCCGTCACCCTCTGCATGCCCTCCAACGTCTCCCCCGAGCGCAAAAAATATCTCTCCGCCTACGGAGCACAGGTCGTCTGGACCAACCCCGCCGACGGCTCCGACGGCGCCATCCGCAAGGCCCGCGAACTTGCCGCCAACGAACCCGACCGCTACTTCTACGCCGACCAGTACTCCAACGAAGAAAACTGGCGCGCTCACTACCGCACCACCGCCAACGAAATCTGGGCCCAGACCGAAGGCCAGATCACCCACTTCGTCGCCGGCCTCGGCACCTCCGGCACCTTCATGGGCACAACCCGCCGCCTCCGCGAGCTCAACCCCAACATCCGCTGCATCTCCATGCAGCCCGACTCCCCATTCAACGGCCTCGAAGGCCTCAAGCACATGGCCACCGCCATCGTCCCCAAAATCTACGACGCCACCCTCGCCGACGCCAACATCGACATGGACACCGAGGTCGCCTACCGCATGTGCCGCAATCTCGCCCGCAATCACGGTATCCTCGTCGGCATATCCTCCGGAGCTGCCGTCGCCACGGCCCTCCAGATCGCCGAACAGGAAGCCGACGCCGGACGCGAAGCCGTCATCGTCACCATCCTCTGCGACTCCGCCGAAAAATACATGAGCGAGCGCTTCTGGCAGGAAGAAGACTAA
- the rsmD gene encoding 16S rRNA (guanine(966)-N(2))-methyltransferase RsmD: MRVIAGIYRSRPLMAPKGLETRPTSDRLRETLFNVLAPRIAGSRFVDLYAGTGAVGIEAMSRGAEHVWFAEKAAPAIAAMRANLSALKIVGGYTLESRGVGAMLERLGKLSQPMDIVFLDPPYEAEAEYAGTLQFLGSVRGRGVLAADAVVIAEHGSKAKLADRYGALEQTRRIKQGDAALSFFAFPVEEVSFEPVVDESLRLDDCL, translated from the coding sequence ATGCGAGTGATTGCGGGAATTTATAGGTCGCGTCCGCTGATGGCGCCGAAGGGGTTGGAGACGCGTCCTACGAGCGACCGGCTACGGGAGACGCTGTTTAATGTGCTTGCGCCGCGAATTGCGGGGTCTCGGTTTGTGGATTTGTATGCGGGGACGGGGGCGGTAGGAATTGAGGCGATGAGCCGCGGCGCGGAGCATGTGTGGTTTGCGGAGAAGGCTGCTCCGGCGATTGCTGCGATGCGGGCGAATCTTTCGGCTTTGAAGATTGTCGGTGGGTATACGTTGGAGAGTCGTGGAGTTGGGGCGATGCTCGAGCGGTTGGGAAAGCTGTCGCAGCCGATGGATATTGTGTTTTTGGATCCGCCGTATGAGGCTGAGGCGGAGTATGCGGGGACTTTGCAGTTTCTTGGGAGTGTTCGGGGGCGTGGGGTGCTTGCGGCAGATGCGGTGGTGATTGCGGAGCATGGCAGCAAGGCGAAGCTGGCCGACAGGTATGGTGCGCTGGAGCAGACTCGGCGAATCAAGCAGGGGGATGCGGCGCTTAGTTTTTTTGCGTTTCCAGTGGAAGAGGTCAGCTTCGAGCCGGTGGTTGATGAAAGCCTCCGCCTTGATGATTGCCTGTGA
- the rsmI gene encoding 16S rRNA (cytidine(1402)-2'-O)-methyltransferase, translated as MTSPLSRDQDQPLAPGLYLVATPIGNLEDITLRALRVLRTADRIACEDTRQTQKLLNHFEIRTPTVSYHMHNEGPRTEELIEQLKQGARIAVVSDAGTPGIADPGGQVAAAAIAAGISVFPIPGANAAISALIASGLSTESFTFHGFLPAKAGQRKTALEALSQLPHGTTHILYEAPHRILETLADIESVFSPNQQVVIAREVTKLHEEFLRGPVSNLRSQLATRATVRGEIVLLLSPTAAENPTATQRTSIAVEVAALMHSENLTEKDALKRVARERGIGKSEAYRELQREQNRHR; from the coding sequence ATGACATCTCCCTTAAGCCGCGATCAAGACCAACCCTTAGCCCCCGGCCTCTACCTGGTCGCCACCCCCATCGGCAACCTCGAAGACATCACCCTCCGAGCCCTCCGCGTCCTACGCACGGCCGACCGCATCGCCTGCGAAGACACCCGCCAGACCCAAAAACTCCTCAACCACTTCGAAATCCGCACCCCCACCGTCAGCTACCACATGCACAACGAAGGTCCCCGCACCGAGGAGCTCATCGAGCAACTCAAGCAAGGAGCCCGCATAGCCGTAGTCAGTGACGCAGGCACCCCCGGCATCGCCGACCCCGGCGGCCAAGTCGCAGCCGCCGCCATCGCCGCAGGCATCTCCGTCTTCCCCATCCCCGGAGCCAACGCCGCCATCAGCGCCCTTATCGCCAGCGGCCTCTCCACCGAATCCTTCACCTTCCATGGCTTCCTCCCCGCCAAAGCAGGCCAGCGCAAAACCGCCCTTGAAGCTCTATCGCAGCTCCCTCACGGCACGACCCACATCTTGTACGAAGCCCCCCACCGCATCCTCGAAACCCTCGCAGACATCGAGTCCGTCTTCAGCCCCAACCAACAAGTCGTCATAGCCCGCGAAGTCACCAAGCTCCACGAAGAGTTCCTTCGCGGCCCAGTAAGCAACCTCCGCTCGCAGCTAGCCACCCGCGCCACCGTCCGCGGTGAAATCGTCCTTCTACTATCCCCCACCGCCGCCGAAAACCCCACCGCAACGCAGCGCACAAGCATAGCCGTCGAAGTAGCCGCCCTGATGCACTCCGAGAACCTAACCGAAAAAGACGCCCTCAAGCGAGTAGCCCGCGAACGAGGCATCGGCAAAAGCGAAGCCTACCGTGAACTCCAGCGCGAACAAAACCGCCACCGTTAG
- a CDS encoding PEP-CTERM sorting domain-containing protein produces MKAARSCLGIAAVAVLIGLFTAPAKAHADTYQIYLLVGANNSNTFLTAPIGITDSGTVVVSVDPVNCNGTPGHCYDHFDSGVLVSQSPTNPGLAYDNGTPCTPNASFNGSFSASVCNNGREVYGTAINSAQYPLSIFTGPDPAADFFANGLLATVDLNSSGDFLYWVNAAGSSSGEIYEAVDLTTSEVPEPSSIVLLGIGLFAAAGTMRRRLFHL; encoded by the coding sequence ATGAAAGCAGCCAGATCCTGCCTTGGTATCGCAGCCGTTGCCGTCCTCATCGGACTCTTTACTGCCCCTGCAAAAGCACACGCCGACACTTACCAGATCTACCTTCTCGTCGGTGCAAACAACAGTAATACCTTCCTTACCGCCCCTATCGGAATAACAGATTCTGGCACAGTTGTTGTTTCTGTGGACCCTGTCAACTGTAATGGCACGCCCGGCCACTGCTATGACCACTTTGATAGTGGGGTTCTCGTTAGCCAATCACCTACAAACCCGGGCCTTGCCTATGACAACGGAACGCCGTGCACACCCAATGCATCCTTCAACGGGTCTTTCTCCGCATCCGTCTGCAACAATGGCCGCGAGGTTTACGGGACGGCTATCAACTCAGCCCAGTATCCCTTGTCGATTTTCACCGGCCCGGACCCCGCTGCAGACTTTTTTGCCAACGGTCTGTTAGCAACAGTCGATCTGAACTCTTCCGGAGACTTTCTTTATTGGGTCAATGCTGCGGGCTCATCAAGTGGAGAGATCTACGAAGCCGTTGACCTCACTACCAGCGAGGTCCCCGAACCGAGCAGCATCGTTCTTCTGGGAATCGGCTTATTCGCCGCTGCAGGAACCATGCGTCGCCGCTTGTTCCACCTTTAA
- a CDS encoding MoaD/ThiS family protein translates to MNIHIPTPLRAYTDGKETVAIPGATISAVFTQLTTTYPELRQHLFTPEGKLRSFVNVYLNDDDIRYLPAKEDSPVADTDELTIIPSIAGGSSPARCR, encoded by the coding sequence ATGAACATCCACATCCCGACACCGCTGCGCGCCTACACCGACGGCAAAGAGACCGTCGCCATCCCCGGCGCGACCATCAGCGCAGTGTTCACCCAACTCACCACCACCTACCCCGAACTCCGCCAGCACCTCTTCACTCCCGAGGGCAAGCTCCGCTCCTTCGTCAACGTCTACCTCAACGACGACGACATCCGCTACCTCCCCGCCAAAGAAGACTCCCCCGTAGCCGACACCGACGAACTCACCATCATCCCCTCCATCGCCGGCGGCTCCTCCCCAGCCCGTTGTCGCTAA
- a CDS encoding Mov34/MPN/PAD-1 family protein — MLSIRHSDYEALRAHGEETYPNECCGVLLGKSTPGSLNRVHQIVRAGNTRTDSAHNRYNIAPQELVKIQRQARNLGLDIVGFYHSHPDHPAQWSPTDFAEAHWINCSYVITAVEKGKAAITNSFLLLGTTEDDKKFHDEAIEIEMVEAAPTLKGQE; from the coding sequence ATGCTGAGCATCCGCCACTCCGACTACGAAGCCCTGCGCGCCCACGGCGAAGAGACCTACCCCAACGAGTGCTGCGGCGTCCTCCTCGGCAAATCTACCCCTGGATCGCTCAACCGCGTCCACCAGATCGTCCGCGCCGGCAACACACGCACCGACTCCGCGCACAATCGCTACAACATAGCCCCCCAGGAGCTCGTAAAAATCCAGCGCCAGGCCCGCAACCTCGGCCTCGACATCGTGGGCTTCTACCATTCACACCCCGACCACCCAGCCCAGTGGTCCCCCACCGACTTCGCCGAAGCCCACTGGATCAACTGCTCCTACGTCATCACCGCCGTCGAGAAGGGCAAGGCCGCCATCACCAACTCCTTCCTCCTCCTCGGCACCACCGAAGACGACAAGAAGTTCCACGACGAAGCCATCGAGATCGAGATGGTCGAAGCCGCACCCACCCTGAAAGGACAAGAATGA
- the moeB gene encoding molybdopterin-synthase adenylyltransferase MoeB gives MPTAIEETIQLPKLSNEEIARYSRHLILPEVGMEGQQKLKAAKVLCVGTGGLGAPLALYLAAAGVGTIGLVDFDTVDASNLQRQIIHSTSTVGKLKVDSAEIMLKGLNPFLNVVKHNTMLTSANALEIFKDYDVIADGTDNFQTRYLVNDACVLTGKPNAYGSIFRFEGQASVFATEEGPCYRCLYPEPPPPGLVPSCAEGGVLGILPGLVGVIQATEVIKLILGIGEPLIGRLLLVDALGMNFRTLKLRKNPDCPACGTHPTVTELIDYDQFCGIPKPTSVGPLEVARDKAVAEAAIVEGIPQITVEQLKKKLDAKEDIFVLDVREPHEYPIANLGAPLIPVGSIESRISEIAAHKNDEVIIHCRSGARSQKAALALKAAGFTNVSNLTGGILAWAEKIDPTMPKY, from the coding sequence ATGCCGACAGCCATCGAAGAAACCATCCAGCTCCCCAAGCTCTCCAACGAGGAGATCGCCCGGTACTCCCGCCACCTCATCCTTCCCGAGGTCGGCATGGAAGGCCAGCAGAAGCTCAAGGCCGCCAAGGTCCTCTGCGTAGGCACCGGAGGCCTCGGAGCCCCGCTCGCCCTCTACCTCGCCGCCGCCGGAGTAGGCACCATCGGCCTCGTCGACTTCGACACCGTCGACGCCTCGAACCTCCAGCGCCAGATCATCCACTCGACCTCCACCGTAGGCAAGCTCAAGGTCGACTCCGCCGAGATCATGCTCAAGGGCCTCAACCCTTTCCTCAACGTCGTCAAGCACAACACCATGCTCACCAGCGCCAACGCGCTCGAGATCTTCAAGGACTACGACGTCATCGCCGACGGCACCGACAACTTCCAGACTCGCTACCTCGTCAACGACGCTTGCGTCCTCACCGGCAAGCCCAACGCCTACGGCAGCATCTTCCGTTTCGAAGGCCAGGCCAGCGTCTTCGCCACCGAGGAAGGCCCCTGCTACCGCTGCCTCTACCCCGAGCCACCACCGCCCGGCCTCGTCCCTTCCTGCGCCGAAGGCGGAGTCCTCGGCATCCTCCCCGGCCTCGTCGGCGTCATCCAGGCCACCGAAGTCATCAAGCTCATCTTGGGAATCGGAGAACCGCTGATTGGTCGGCTCCTCTTAGTCGACGCCCTCGGCATGAATTTCCGCACCCTCAAGCTGCGCAAGAACCCCGACTGCCCCGCCTGCGGCACGCACCCCACCGTCACAGAGCTGATCGACTACGACCAGTTCTGCGGCATCCCCAAGCCCACCTCCGTAGGCCCGCTCGAGGTCGCCCGCGACAAGGCCGTAGCCGAAGCCGCCATCGTCGAAGGCATCCCGCAGATCACCGTCGAGCAGCTCAAGAAAAAGCTCGACGCCAAAGAAGACATCTTCGTCCTCGACGTCCGCGAGCCCCACGAGTACCCCATCGCGAACCTAGGCGCCCCACTAATCCCGGTAGGCTCCATCGAGTCCCGCATCTCCGAGATTGCCGCCCACAAAAACGACGAAGTCATCATCCACTGCCGCAGCGGAGCCCGCAGCCAAAAAGCAGCATTAGCCCTAAAAGCCGCCGGCTTCACCAACGTCAGCAACCTAACCGGAGGCATCCTCGCCTGGGCCGAAAAGATCGACCCCACCATGCCCAAGTACTAG